TCGAGGCGATGTTCACCACCGAGCCGCCGCCGTTGCTGAGGATCGACGGGATCTGGGCCTTCATGTTGCGGAAGACCGCGTTGAGGTTGATCGCGATGACTTTGTCCCAGTCGTCGTCACCGTACTCGGCGGTCGGCGCGGCTGCCCCGCCGATCCCGGCATTGTTCACTCCGATACGCAAGGGGGCGAGGGTGTTGGCCAGTTCGATGGATGACGCGATCCACGACGAGTCCGTCGCGTCACCGGCAGATGCCTCTGCAACGCCTCCTGCAGCGCGGATCTCATCGACGACCGACTGGGCCGCGTCAGCATTCAGGTCGTTCACGACTACCGATGCACCGTTCTGCGCCAGCAGTATCGCGGTGGACTTGCCGATTCCACTGCCCGCCCCGGTGACGATGGCCGAGCGGTCCGAAACGTCGTACTGAGCCATGATGGCTCCCTCCCGGGCGAGCGCTGCGCCGGGAGAGCTTCTCGGTCGGTCCGCCCTCTTCGACCCTACGTCGGCGGCGGGTTCGTCGGGGCGGCCTTGACAACAAGATGCAACGCCGGCCCTCTTCCCGAACGACACCGAACGATATATCGTTAAGCATCATCGTCCGTTCGATCGAGGAGGACAACATGAACAGCTCATTCCCCACCGGCCCCTTCGGCGGAGGCGGGTCCGGCTCGCCGTTCGGCGGACCAGGAGGCCCGGCATCCGCGATCTTCGATGCGATGGACCAGCTTCGAAAGTCGTTCGAGCAGCGAACCAGCGGCCCGTCCCGCATGGCCCGCGGTGACGTTCGCTCGGCGGTCATCGCTCTTCTCGCCGAGGAGCCGATGCACGGCTACCAGATCATCAACGAGATCGCCGAGCGCTCCGGCGGCTCGTGGAAGCCGAGCGCCGGATCGGTCTACCCGACCCTGCAGCTGCTCGCCGATGAAGGCCTCATCACCGCCGAGGAGCAGAACGGGCGAAAGACCTATTCGCTCACCGGGGCAGGTCGCGAAGAGGCCGAGATCGCCGCGGACAAGCCGGCGCCGTGGGAGGCGTTCTCGTCCCGCGAGCACAGCCATCTCACTGCTCTGCCCAAGGCGGGGATGGATCTCGCCGGCGCTGCCGCACAGGTCGCCCGCACCGGTTCGCCCGAGCAGGTGCAGGAGGCCGTGACGGTGCTCGACGAGGCGCGTCGTAGGCTGTACGCGATCCTTGCGCAGGACTGACTCGCCCCCGCACCGCCCGGTCGGGCATCCTGCCGAACCGGGCGAGAGGATGACGCGATGACGGACGCTGCGCGAACGACCCACCGCGCCCGCTACCGCCGCATCGTCTCGTTCGCAGCGCGCGAGTTCATCAAGATCTGGTGGTTCGAACTCGTCCTGCCCAGATTCGGGTTCTCGAGCATCTCCGAGCGCACCCGCGCACCGCGGATGCAGAATTTCGCGCGTCGCTTCCACGTGCTCGCGGTCGATCTCGGTGGACTCATGATCAAGGTCGGCCAGTTCATGTCGTCGCGCCTCGACGTGCTGCCGCCTGAGATCACCGAGGAACTCGCCGGGTTGCAGGACGAAGTGCCCGCCGTCCCGTTCCCTGACATCAAGACGCTCGCCGAGGCCGAACTCGGGGTGTCGCTCGAGCGCGCCTTCGCGTGGTTCGACGAACGGCCTCTCGCCGCGGCATCCCTCGGCCAGGTGCATCGCGCGCGACTCTCGGATCTCGACGCGGCCGACACCGGACTCCGCGATGTCGTCGTGAAGGTGCAGCGCCCCGGTATCGACGAGATCGTCGCGACCGATCTCACTGCCCTTCGGCGTGTGGCGGGCTGGTTGCGGCGGATCCGCATCGTCTCGGATCGCGTGGATGCGCCTGCGCTCGTCGAGGAGTTCGCACAGACCAGCCTCGAGGAGATCGACTACCTGCACGAGGCCGCGAACGCGGAGCGCTTCGCCGAGAACTACGCCGCCGATCCGAGGGTCAGCACGCCGGAGATCGTCTGGGAGCGCGTCACCCGCCGGGTGCTGACGCTGTCCGACGTCACAGCGATCAAGATCAACGACACTGCCGCGCTTCGAAGGGCGGGAATCGATCCATCGAAGGTCGCTGATGTGTTCGCAGAGGTGATGTTCGACCAGGTGTTCACGCACAGCTTCGTGCACGCCGACCCCCATCCGGGCAACATCTTCGTGACGCCGCTGCCCGCGTCGGCGACGGGCGATGCGGATGCCGGCACCAGGCCCTGGCGCCTGACCTTCATCGACTTCGGGATGATGGCCGAAGTGCCGGACGGCCTCCGCGACGGACTGCGCACGCTGCTCGTCGCCGTCGCGGGGCGCGACAGCAAGGGCCTGGTGAAGGCCGCGCAGGAGATCGGCGTGCTGCTGCCGTCGGCCGACACCCTCGAACTCGAGCGGGCGCTCGCCGCGCTGTTCGACCGATTCGGAGGGATGGGCTTCGTCGAGCTCAGCAAGGTCGACCCGAGTGAGTTCCGCGGGTTCGCGAACGAGTTCGGAGACACCGTTCGTTCACTGCCGCTGCAGTTGCCCGAGAACATGCTGCTCCTCATCCGCGCGGTCTCGCTGACCTCTGGCATGTGCAGCGGGCTCGATCCCGCCTTCAACGTGTGGGATGCCGCTGAGCCGTATGCCGCGCGCCTGATCCGCGACGAAAGCGGCAACGTCATCCAGGCATTCGCGAAGCAGGCGGTGTCGACCGCGGCCACCACCTGGCGTCTTCCCGCACGCATCGACGACGTGATCACGCGGATCGACGATGGCACCGTCACTTTCGACACCTCACGGCTCGAGCGCCGCCTCGACTCGCTGATGCGCATCGGTCGCCGCGCTGTCGCCGCGCTGCTGTTCGGCGGGCTGCTCATCGGGGGAGCGGTGCTGCTGATGCCCGCTCTGCCGCTCGGGGTCGTGCTGATGGCGTCATCGGCGATTCCGCTGCTGTACGCGCTGCTCGGCGGGGGCGGGCGGCGGTAGCGAGCCGCAGGAGGCTCACGCGGTTCAGGTTCGGGCTTGCAGCATTCGCTCGACGGCGGTGACGACCGATTGTCGGCGAGCGGCGACTTCACCACCTCCGACTGGATCGTCCTTGAGGCCGGTGAGCCCCTCCGGTGAGAGCTGCCAGGCTTGCGCGATGGCGTAGATGAAGACCAGAACATCTACGGCCGACAGCGGGTGCGCGGCAGCCGTGGCGACGGCAAGCGTCTTGTTCCGATAGATGTCGCGCGGCTCAGCGGTGGCCTCCGGTCGCTCGAGCTGAGCCCACATGCTCAGGCGGAGGACTTCAGGGAAGCGCTGATGATGGTCGAACACGTCCCCGGCCCAGCCTGCGAGATCCTCGGGACGCGGGGGGACGTTCTCGGCCATGCGACGCAGCGCCTCCGCAAGGGTGGCATCGAACAGGCCGCTCTTGCCGCCGTAGTACGCGTAGATCATCCGAACGTTGCTCTGCGCCTGGGAGGCGATCCGCTCCACGCGCCCACCGGCGAAACCATGGGCCGCGAACTCCACGGTCGCCGCGGCGAGTATTCGCTCCCTCGTGGCTTCAGCGTCACGTGCCATGAGTCTCCCTCGGTTCGGTATTGACGAGCCTGTTCTCCAACGCTAGCTTACAAGTAAGTACTCATTTACTTACTGGAGGCGACATGACACGCATTGCTCTCGTGACCGGGGCCAACCGCGGACTCGGACGAGCCACCGCGCTCGCTTTGGCTCGGAACATGATCAAAGTCGTCGCCGCCTCACGGAGTGGTGCGAGCGAGGTCGTGGACGAGATCGTCGGATCGGGCGGCGAAGCCATAGCGGTCCCGCTGGATGTCGCAGACCTTCCGTCCATCGACGCAGCTCGCATCGCGGTGCTGGCCGGCATCGAGCAGGAGTGGAACGCCAGCGCCATCGACGTGCTGGTCAACAACGCCGGGGTGGGGCTGTTCGCGCCGCTCGGCGCCATCACGGCAGAAGATTTCGATGCCACCTTCGCTGTCAACGTCCGGGGTCCGCTTTTCGTCACGCAGGCCTTCCTACCCCACCTGTCGGACGGCGCAAGCATCGTGAACGTGTCGAGTTCGCTCAGTCGACACGTCAGCCCGGCGACCTCCGTCTATGCGGCATCGAAGAAGGCGCTTGAAGCACTTACCCGGAGCCTCGCCCTTGAACTGGGCCCGCGGGGAATCCGGGTCAACTCGATCGCCCCCGGGCCGACCGCTACCGACTTCAACGGCGGAGCCATGCGCGATAGCGAAGCCATGCGCTCGGCGCTGTCGGGGCAAACCGCACTCGGGCGAGTGGGCGACCCGGACGAGATCGCGGATGCGATCTCTGCTCTGGTGTCCCGCGAGTTCCGCTGGGCAACGGGTGAGCGCATCGAGGTATCCGGTGGTGTACTGCTGTGACCGGAGCCTGGCGGCGAGTCACCGCTCCAGCGTGATCCCGATCTCGAAAGAGCGTCGCCAGGGCAGCGTCAGCTCCGTGATGCGCGCACCATCAGCGGGGAGCATGGATTCGAGGAACGTCGTGAGCTCGGCACGGATCACCCGTTCGGCCTCTGCCACGAGCGTTGCATCCGACATCGGGAACCGATCGGGGAACACCGACGGGCCGGTATCGACGCGCACCACGGCCTGGTATGCGAAGTCGTCCAGTAGACGGGTGAGCAGCGCGATCCGTGCTGCTTCCTCGTCGTAGGTCCCGCTCGCCCGCCCGACGACGCCGGCCACCGCAAGCGCCACGACGCTGCCCAGAGTGTTGCCCGCGGTGTTCCAACCGCCGTAGGCGTCCAGCTTCTCCAACAAGTCCGCGTCGGCGAGTGCACGTCCCAGCGCCTCATCCGAACCGTTCGGGTAACGCACATCTGCGAGCGCCACCCGCTCTCCGGCGTCCACGCGCGCACGCACGAGTTCGACGGTGGCGCGCACGGCATCCTCGTCGACGGCATCCGGACGCCCGCGGAACATGTCGTGGCGATCGGGATCCGGCGCATGCAGCACCAGTGTCACGTCGGCGCCCTCGGTCACCTCGACCGCGCCGGCGGCGCGGATCTGACGGCTCGCCGATGCGGAGAGCGGCATGTTCTCGTAAGGCGGGATGCGCGTGAGGCCTTCCGGGTCCGCACACGCCACGGCGAAGGATGCCGTGACGCGGGCGTTCGTCGCCAACGCCCGCGCGACCAGGATGGCGCCGACCTCGTCTGCGCCGGGGTACATCAGCACCTCCCGGCCGGTGGGCAGCATCCGCATCCAATGGCGCAGCCACACTTGCTCGGCGCTGCCGGCAGCGAACGGCGCGGTGTCATCCGCCGTGATCGCGAGGAAGTCGAGTGTGCCGTCCTCGACCAGATCGAGCGTTTCGAGATTCGCGATGTGATTGCGCAGGCGACGCGTGGAGTAGTCCGAGACGACATCGGCCGGCACCGGCGTCAACTCGTCCAACGGCAGCACCTCCACCTCGCCGAGCAGCCGGTGCGCGTCGCCGCCGAGCGCGTGCAACTGCATGCCGTAGTCGTTCCAGTACAGCGGTTCTTCTGTGGCCGAGTTCGAGTTGCTCGCGCGGGTCACGAGCGAAACCGCGGAGATCGGCAGTTCGGGTCGCAGGCGATGCACCTCGCGGAGGGTGTCGAGACGTGCCAGCACTGTGCGGGTCGTATCGGCGTTGGTCCTGCTCGCGATCAGGCCGCCGTAAAGCAGCATGTCGACCGACACCAGGATGTGGACGGTCGCGGGGTCCGCCGCCCGCTCCAGCAACCAGGCTCCGAGCGCATCCGCGTCGCCGGCCGTGC
The DNA window shown above is from Microbacterium murale and carries:
- a CDS encoding SDR family NAD(P)-dependent oxidoreductase, which encodes MAQYDVSDRSAIVTGAGSGIGKSTAILLAQNGASVVVNDLNADAAQSVVDEIRAAGGVAEASAGDATDSSWIASSIELANTLAPLRIGVNNAGIGGAAAPTAEYGDDDWDKVIAINLNAVFRNMKAQIPSILSNGGGSVVNIASILGSVGFATSPAYVAAKHGVVGMTKTAALEYSAQGVRVNSVGPGFIDTPLLAQMDADAKEFLVSKHPIGRLGQADEVASLIVFLASDAASFITGSYHLVDGGYTAP
- a CDS encoding PadR family transcriptional regulator encodes the protein MNSSFPTGPFGGGGSGSPFGGPGGPASAIFDAMDQLRKSFEQRTSGPSRMARGDVRSAVIALLAEEPMHGYQIINEIAERSGGSWKPSAGSVYPTLQLLADEGLITAEEQNGRKTYSLTGAGREEAEIAADKPAPWEAFSSREHSHLTALPKAGMDLAGAAAQVARTGSPEQVQEAVTVLDEARRRLYAILAQD
- a CDS encoding DUF4127 family protein: MSEQTSPARQRIALLPLDDRPVNVLLPGDVARIAGMTLDVPPAEILPSYRTAGDADALGAWLLERAADPATVHILVSVDMLLYGGLIASRTNADTTRTVLARLDTLREVHRLRPELPISAVSLVTRASNSNSATEEPLYWNDYGMQLHALGGDAHRLLGEVEVLPLDELTPVPADVVSDYSTRRLRNHIANLETLDLVEDGTLDFLAITADDTAPFAAGSAEQVWLRHWMRMLPTGREVLMYPGADEVGAILVARALATNARVTASFAVACADPEGLTRIPPYENMPLSASASRQIRAAGAVEVTEGADVTLVLHAPDPDRHDMFRGRPDAVDEDAVRATVELVRARVDAGERVALADVRYPNGSDEALGRALADADLLEKLDAYGGWNTAGNTLGSVVALAVAGVVGRASGTYDEEAARIALLTRLLDDFAYQAVVRVDTGPSVFPDRFPMSDATLVAEAERVIRAELTTFLESMLPADGARITELTLPWRRSFEIGITLER
- a CDS encoding ABC1 kinase family protein, producing the protein MTDAARTTHRARYRRIVSFAAREFIKIWWFELVLPRFGFSSISERTRAPRMQNFARRFHVLAVDLGGLMIKVGQFMSSRLDVLPPEITEELAGLQDEVPAVPFPDIKTLAEAELGVSLERAFAWFDERPLAAASLGQVHRARLSDLDAADTGLRDVVVKVQRPGIDEIVATDLTALRRVAGWLRRIRIVSDRVDAPALVEEFAQTSLEEIDYLHEAANAERFAENYAADPRVSTPEIVWERVTRRVLTLSDVTAIKINDTAALRRAGIDPSKVADVFAEVMFDQVFTHSFVHADPHPGNIFVTPLPASATGDADAGTRPWRLTFIDFGMMAEVPDGLRDGLRTLLVAVAGRDSKGLVKAAQEIGVLLPSADTLELERALAALFDRFGGMGFVELSKVDPSEFRGFANEFGDTVRSLPLQLPENMLLLIRAVSLTSGMCSGLDPAFNVWDAAEPYAARLIRDESGNVIQAFAKQAVSTAATTWRLPARIDDVITRIDDGTVTFDTSRLERRLDSLMRIGRRAVAALLFGGLLIGGAVLLMPALPLGVVLMASSAIPLLYALLGGGGRR
- a CDS encoding TetR family transcriptional regulator; translation: MARDAEATRERILAAATVEFAAHGFAGGRVERIASQAQSNVRMIYAYYGGKSGLFDATLAEALRRMAENVPPRPEDLAGWAGDVFDHHQRFPEVLRLSMWAQLERPEATAEPRDIYRNKTLAVATAAAHPLSAVDVLVFIYAIAQAWQLSPEGLTGLKDDPVGGGEVAARRQSVVTAVERMLQART
- a CDS encoding SDR family NAD(P)-dependent oxidoreductase, with the protein product MTRIALVTGANRGLGRATALALARNMIKVVAASRSGASEVVDEIVGSGGEAIAVPLDVADLPSIDAARIAVLAGIEQEWNASAIDVLVNNAGVGLFAPLGAITAEDFDATFAVNVRGPLFVTQAFLPHLSDGASIVNVSSSLSRHVSPATSVYAASKKALEALTRSLALELGPRGIRVNSIAPGPTATDFNGGAMRDSEAMRSALSGQTALGRVGDPDEIADAISALVSREFRWATGERIEVSGGVLL